The Acidobacteriaceae bacterium nucleotide sequence GTCACACCTTCGCGAGCTTCAATGGACTCGGTAAACGCGGTTCCGAAGCGCGAGGTGTTGTCCTGCGCCATCGGTCCTAGACGCATGGCATCGGCGCGTTCTTCGGTGAGTGTGAGACAGATCAAACCACGGCCAAACTTCGCCATAAAGTTGATGACTTCGGGCGTGGTGAACTCTGCGGCAATCGTCAGGTCGCCTTCGTTTTCACGATCCTCATCGTCGACCACGACGATCATCTTCCCCGCGCGAAAGTCCGCGAGTGCTTCTTCAACCGTAGAGAATCCGACTTCCTGCTCGCTCATGCAAAAACCTCAGTACCGCTTTCCTTCTTCTTATGGATGAGCAGGTCGGCGTGTACGGTGCAAAAGGAAACGGCGAGGCTGATTGGCCGCGCCGTTTCCGGGATATGTCTTTTTAAGAGTGACTAGAGAGTCGACTCGATCTCAAAGCCCCACGCTTCGAGAAGCGCCTCGGGGATGTACTTCGAGTTCTTGTTACGGCGAGCCCACTCGCGAAGGCGGGTGGAACGGATGTACTGATCCGGGGTCAGCTTGTACTCCTTCACAACCTGTTCAAAGGAGGTGATGGTCGGGACAACCGGGCCAATGGGCTCGGGCTTGCCCCAGTTAGGGTTACCGCGGCGCTTTGCCATGTAAATCCTTTCTGCTCAGGCGCCTCCATGGAGGAAGACGCAACAGTTTATGATACCGCGATTTCTCCTGTAATTCAAGGGTTTTCCTGCACTCTGCAAGGCGTTTGCCCAGGAAGCCAGAGAGGTACGCTCGAACAACGCCTAAAGCCCTCCGCAGAAGAAGCCACAGTGAAGATTATGCGAAACTAGGCGAGGTTCTCATGCCTTCTGCCTCTCCACATCGCGACCTCGGTGAACTGCTTCACGAAGTCTTCGGACATCGCGAGTTTCGACCGCATCAGCAGGTTGTATGTGAAGCCGCAGCGAGCGGGCGCGATGTACTGCTGGTCATGCCTACCGGTGCAGGCAAGAGTCTTTGCTACCAGCTTCCAGCCTTGGCGCGAGGAGCGACGGCGCTCGTCATTTCACCGCTCATTGCTCTGATGGATGACCAGGCGACGAAGCTTGAACAGCTTGGGCTGCGTGTCGCAAGAATTCACTCAGGACGTTCGCGTGAAGAGTCACGGCAGTCTTGCAGGGATTACCTTGCCGGGGAGTTGGACTTCCTGTTCATTGCCCCGGAGCGCATGCGCGTACCGGGATTTCCGGAGATGCTGGCCAAGCGCAAGCCTGGACTAATCGCTATCGACGAAGCGCACTGTATTTCGCAGTGGGGGCATGATTTCCGCCCGGATTATCGAACGCTGGGGCAGTGGCTGCCAGCGTTGCGCCCGGCTCCGATTGTGGCTTTGACCGCAACGGCAACGCCTAGCGTGCAGCGCGACATCGCAGTACAACTCGATCTTCAGGCGCCTGCAATCTTCATCACAGGTTTCCGCCGCGACAATCTCGCGATCGAAGTGCTAGAGATGTCCAAGCCGGAGCGCTCAGAGTTTGCCGCAAAACTGCTGAAGGATGACGCGGCGCGGCCAGCGATCGTTTACGCGGGATCGCGCAAGCAGGCGGAAGAACTCGCCGACAAACTGGGGCGGCACTTCCCTGTCGCGCCATACCACGCAGGGCTGGACGCAGCTACGCGAGAACGCGTGCAACGAGCGTTTCTCTCGGGCAAGCTGGATGTTGTGGTCGCTACCGTAGCGTTTGGCATGGGCGTGGACAAAGCCGATGTGCGAACGGTGATTCATGTGGCGCTACCAGGGTCGGTCGAAGCCTACTACCAGGAGATTGGCCGCGCTGGACGCGACGGCAACCGCTCACGCACGGTGCTGCTGCATGGCTTCGCGGACCGCAAGCTGCAGGAGTTTTTCCTCGAACGCAACTATCCGCCGACGAACGATCTCGAGCGCGTCGCTCGCATCCTTCCACCCGAGTTCACTCCGATCGATACACTGCACAACGTCCTGCGTAAACAAAAGGCCACGATGGACCGCGAGACGCTGGATCGGTCGATCGAAAAGCTGCTGGCTTCAGGGCTCGCGCTCATGGACATCGAAGGCAATGTGCGCGATGCGGGCGAAGAGATGGAAGGCGGAGCCTGGCAGAAGAACTACGAGTTGCAGGTCGCCAGCCGACGTTCGCAGATCGACCGCATGATTGCGTTTGCCGAGTCCACGCAATGTCGCATGAGGATGCTGGTCGAGCACTTTGGCGACCAGGGGGACCGGACAAAGAGCTGCGGCATGTGCGACATCTGCAACCCTGCCGGCGGAAGCGGACATGGAGCACGAACCCCAACGAGTGACGAGAAGCGCCTGCTGCTAATGATTCTCGATGCGCTGAGCGATCGGAGCACCTCGACAGGCAAGCTCTTTACCGAGCTGAAGATTACGAGTGATCGCAAAGAGTTCGACACGCTGTTGGAAGGGCTTGCTCGCGCAGGTCTGATTACGCTGGCGAACGACACCTTCCGAACACCGGACGGCAAGGACGTGACCTACCGCAAGGCCACCATCACGCACGAAGGCCGTGAGCCAGATGATCGGGCGCTGGAGACAGTGTGGATTCGTGGCGGGAGCGGGACCGGTGGCGCAACGAAGCGGAAGAGTTCCAGTAGCTCA carries:
- a CDS encoding RecQ family ATP-dependent DNA helicase, translated to MPSASPHRDLGELLHEVFGHREFRPHQQVVCEAAASGRDVLLVMPTGAGKSLCYQLPALARGATALVISPLIALMDDQATKLEQLGLRVARIHSGRSREESRQSCRDYLAGELDFLFIAPERMRVPGFPEMLAKRKPGLIAIDEAHCISQWGHDFRPDYRTLGQWLPALRPAPIVALTATATPSVQRDIAVQLDLQAPAIFITGFRRDNLAIEVLEMSKPERSEFAAKLLKDDAARPAIVYAGSRKQAEELADKLGRHFPVAPYHAGLDAATRERVQRAFLSGKLDVVVATVAFGMGVDKADVRTVIHVALPGSVEAYYQEIGRAGRDGNRSRTVLLHGFADRKLQEFFLERNYPPTNDLERVARILPPEFTPIDTLHNVLRKQKATMDRETLDRSIEKLLASGLALMDIEGNVRDAGEEMEGGAWQKNYELQVASRRSQIDRMIAFAESTQCRMRMLVEHFGDQGDRTKSCGMCDICNPAGGSGHGARTPTSDEKRLLLMILDALSDRSTSTGKLFTELKITSDRKEFDTLLEGLARAGLITLANDTFRTPDGKDVTYRKATITHEGREPDDRALETVWIRGGSGTGGATKRKSSSSSRTSAPKRAAVNDDAPMDAESTATFERLRAWRTAEAKPTNTPAFMILTDSVLRGLAVAKPKSLSELLQINGMGQAKVDRFGAGVLAAIRGEGPIATSAAKSPAPAKPAERKAAAPVVNKVAATAAPNAQATQPKTVAAVRQQIRETATVKAVELTPEQKVMETKLREWRMERARDAGLPSFFIVSDTALRSIVETRPQSLESLRGLHGLDREKVERFGAEIVAISRA